A single window of Rhodamnia argentea isolate NSW1041297 chromosome 5, ASM2092103v1, whole genome shotgun sequence DNA harbors:
- the LOC115726699 gene encoding UDP-glucuronic acid decarboxylase 3 isoform X1: MHENEEVKDGTSWRCARDLPIALHSLDRRTKFSRPFSQETRQLEQNTARSFPLFLWSNPAKKSLNLSNMRILVTGGAGFIGSHLVDKLMENEKNEVIVADNYFTGSKVNLKKWIGHPRFELIRHDVTEPLLVEVDRIYHLACPASPIFYKYNPVKTIKTNVMGTLNMLGLAKRVGARILLTSTSEVYGDPLVHPQNESYWGNVNPIGVRSCYDEGKRVAETLMFDYHRQHGIEIRIARIFNTYGPRMNIDDGRVVSNFIAQAIRDEPLTVQAPGTQTRSFCYVSDMVDGLIRLMEGDHTGPINIGNPGEFTMLELAENVKELINPKVKIAMVENTPDDPRQRKPDISKAKELLGWEPKVKLRDGLPLMENDFRTRLERPRKC, translated from the exons CAATCGCATTGCACTCTCTGGACCGTCGAACGAAGTTCTCTCGGCCATTTTCACAGGAGACACGCCAGTTGGAGCAGAACACTGCCAGATCTTTCCCTCTGTTTCTCTGGAGTAATCCTgcaaaaaaatccttaaatctT TCCAACATGAGGATTTTGGTTACTGGAGGGGCTGGATTTATTGGCTCTCACCTGGTGGACAAGTTGATGGAAAATGAGAAGAACGAG GTGATTGTCGCAGATAACTATTTCACTGGATCCAAGGTTAATCTGAAGAAATGGATTGGCCATCCAAGATTCGAGCTAATTCGCCACG ATGTCACGGAGCCATTGCTAGTGGAAGTTGATCGAATTTACCATCTTGCTTGCCCAGCGTCTCCGATCTTCTACAAATACAATCCTGTCAag ACCATAAAAACCAACGTCATGGGTACTTTGAACATGCTGGGTCTTGCCAAGCGGGTGGGAGCAAG GATTTTGCTGACGTCTACTTCGGAGGTTTATGGCGATCCTCTTGTGCATCCTCAGAACGAAAGCTACTGGGGAAATGTGAACCCAATCG GAGTTAGAAGCTGCTATGATGAGGGGAAGCGTGTCGCTGAGACTTTAATGTTTGATTATCACAGGCAGCATGGGATAG AGATAAGGATTGCTAGAATTTTCAACACCTACGGTCCCCGGATGAATATTGATGATGGCCGTGTTGTTAGCAACTTCATTGCTCAGGCAATTCG GGACGAGCCCTTGACTGTTCAGGCGCCTGGAACTCAAACTCGAAGTTTCTGCTATGTTTCTGATATG GTTGATGGCCTTATACGACTGATGGAGGGAGATCATACTGGACCGATCAACATTGGGAATCCAG GTGAATTCACTATGCTTGAGCTCGCCGAGAATGTTAAGGAG CTTATCAATCCTAAGGTGAAGATTGCCATGGTGGAGAACACGCCGGACGATCCCCGGCAGAGGAAGCCAGATATCTCCAAAGCCAAGGAGCTGCTCGGTTGGGAGCCAAAGGTGAAGCTGCGCGATGGCCTGCCGCTCATGGAGAACGATTTCCGAACGAGGCTCGAGAGACCCCGAAAGTGTTGA
- the LOC115726699 gene encoding UDP-glucuronic acid decarboxylase 5 isoform X2 — translation MAREVANGENHTSPKPPPIPSPLRFSKFFQSNMRILVTGGAGFIGSHLVDKLMENEKNEVIVADNYFTGSKVNLKKWIGHPRFELIRHDVTEPLLVEVDRIYHLACPASPIFYKYNPVKTIKTNVMGTLNMLGLAKRVGARILLTSTSEVYGDPLVHPQNESYWGNVNPIGVRSCYDEGKRVAETLMFDYHRQHGIEIRIARIFNTYGPRMNIDDGRVVSNFIAQAIRDEPLTVQAPGTQTRSFCYVSDMVDGLIRLMEGDHTGPINIGNPGEFTMLELAENVKELINPKVKIAMVENTPDDPRQRKPDISKAKELLGWEPKVKLRDGLPLMENDFRTRLERPRKC, via the exons ATGGCGAGAGAAGTCGCGAATGGAGAAAACCACACTTCTCCGAAACCGCCCCCAATCCCCTCTCCTTTGAGATTCTCGAAATTTTTCCAG TCCAACATGAGGATTTTGGTTACTGGAGGGGCTGGATTTATTGGCTCTCACCTGGTGGACAAGTTGATGGAAAATGAGAAGAACGAG GTGATTGTCGCAGATAACTATTTCACTGGATCCAAGGTTAATCTGAAGAAATGGATTGGCCATCCAAGATTCGAGCTAATTCGCCACG ATGTCACGGAGCCATTGCTAGTGGAAGTTGATCGAATTTACCATCTTGCTTGCCCAGCGTCTCCGATCTTCTACAAATACAATCCTGTCAag ACCATAAAAACCAACGTCATGGGTACTTTGAACATGCTGGGTCTTGCCAAGCGGGTGGGAGCAAG GATTTTGCTGACGTCTACTTCGGAGGTTTATGGCGATCCTCTTGTGCATCCTCAGAACGAAAGCTACTGGGGAAATGTGAACCCAATCG GAGTTAGAAGCTGCTATGATGAGGGGAAGCGTGTCGCTGAGACTTTAATGTTTGATTATCACAGGCAGCATGGGATAG AGATAAGGATTGCTAGAATTTTCAACACCTACGGTCCCCGGATGAATATTGATGATGGCCGTGTTGTTAGCAACTTCATTGCTCAGGCAATTCG GGACGAGCCCTTGACTGTTCAGGCGCCTGGAACTCAAACTCGAAGTTTCTGCTATGTTTCTGATATG GTTGATGGCCTTATACGACTGATGGAGGGAGATCATACTGGACCGATCAACATTGGGAATCCAG GTGAATTCACTATGCTTGAGCTCGCCGAGAATGTTAAGGAG CTTATCAATCCTAAGGTGAAGATTGCCATGGTGGAGAACACGCCGGACGATCCCCGGCAGAGGAAGCCAGATATCTCCAAAGCCAAGGAGCTGCTCGGTTGGGAGCCAAAGGTGAAGCTGCGCGATGGCCTGCCGCTCATGGAGAACGATTTCCGAACGAGGCTCGAGAGACCCCGAAAGTGTTGA
- the LOC115726699 gene encoding UDP-glucuronic acid decarboxylase 3 isoform X3, with amino-acid sequence MRILVTGGAGFIGSHLVDKLMENEKNEVIVADNYFTGSKVNLKKWIGHPRFELIRHDVTEPLLVEVDRIYHLACPASPIFYKYNPVKTIKTNVMGTLNMLGLAKRVGARILLTSTSEVYGDPLVHPQNESYWGNVNPIGVRSCYDEGKRVAETLMFDYHRQHGIEIRIARIFNTYGPRMNIDDGRVVSNFIAQAIRDEPLTVQAPGTQTRSFCYVSDMVDGLIRLMEGDHTGPINIGNPGEFTMLELAENVKELINPKVKIAMVENTPDDPRQRKPDISKAKELLGWEPKVKLRDGLPLMENDFRTRLERPRKC; translated from the exons ATGAGGATTTTGGTTACTGGAGGGGCTGGATTTATTGGCTCTCACCTGGTGGACAAGTTGATGGAAAATGAGAAGAACGAG GTGATTGTCGCAGATAACTATTTCACTGGATCCAAGGTTAATCTGAAGAAATGGATTGGCCATCCAAGATTCGAGCTAATTCGCCACG ATGTCACGGAGCCATTGCTAGTGGAAGTTGATCGAATTTACCATCTTGCTTGCCCAGCGTCTCCGATCTTCTACAAATACAATCCTGTCAag ACCATAAAAACCAACGTCATGGGTACTTTGAACATGCTGGGTCTTGCCAAGCGGGTGGGAGCAAG GATTTTGCTGACGTCTACTTCGGAGGTTTATGGCGATCCTCTTGTGCATCCTCAGAACGAAAGCTACTGGGGAAATGTGAACCCAATCG GAGTTAGAAGCTGCTATGATGAGGGGAAGCGTGTCGCTGAGACTTTAATGTTTGATTATCACAGGCAGCATGGGATAG AGATAAGGATTGCTAGAATTTTCAACACCTACGGTCCCCGGATGAATATTGATGATGGCCGTGTTGTTAGCAACTTCATTGCTCAGGCAATTCG GGACGAGCCCTTGACTGTTCAGGCGCCTGGAACTCAAACTCGAAGTTTCTGCTATGTTTCTGATATG GTTGATGGCCTTATACGACTGATGGAGGGAGATCATACTGGACCGATCAACATTGGGAATCCAG GTGAATTCACTATGCTTGAGCTCGCCGAGAATGTTAAGGAG CTTATCAATCCTAAGGTGAAGATTGCCATGGTGGAGAACACGCCGGACGATCCCCGGCAGAGGAAGCCAGATATCTCCAAAGCCAAGGAGCTGCTCGGTTGGGAGCCAAAGGTGAAGCTGCGCGATGGCCTGCCGCTCATGGAGAACGATTTCCGAACGAGGCTCGAGAGACCCCGAAAGTGTTGA
- the LOC115726698 gene encoding uncharacterized protein LOC115726698: MSSIFSPSRSSPSSSRHHQFGGGVNSPVVLGVSRLRSSSARKRPEPLRRAVADCLSSSSAHSGAPSSTVAFEASRTLRDYLAKPATIDLAYSFMIEHTISERDRSPAVVARCVSLLKRYLLRYRPSEETLQHIDRFCINTIAECDANPNSRVVPSQAAPSSAPPLPVSSFASGALIKSLHYIRSLVAQHIPRRSFQPAAFVGAASASKNLLPSLSSLLKRSFNSQLSPPNGGESLESKDDSSISSQNKLNPKSIDYVEDLDYIAPDVLKWRLLGEHQSSFASPESDRIVSSQDMNAHNFLEVGAAALLVGDMESKMKGQAWKYFGSADMPYLDQLLQPSPVTTITSSASARPHLRAITASKRSKPGPHQIWEESPTSTFRPRARRLFQYRHYSEQQPLRLNPAEVREVIASVCLETSSANANVMTVSRLNNAGKPTMDVAISVLVKLVIDMYVLDPGPAAPLTLSMLQEMLSSTRTECKARAFDLILNLGVHAHLLEPVLTDIPSTIEEEYCQETYLDGETQVGIPGLVKSSFKRMESSTAIDDLESWILNILYEILLFLVQMEETEESVWASALSCLLYFVCDRGKIWRKRLQGLDIRVVKSLLEISRKNSWAEIVHNKLISMLTNMFYQLPDESTDSVSSTPLFVFYQVDLIGGIEFILLEYSLVNSREERRNLYLVLFDYVLNQINEACSATGVSEFTDDEIQPLATLLTLADAPEAFYISVKLGVQGIGEILRRSISDALDRYPNSERLNMLLENITERFDVLVSSFSHLDKEFSHMVPITKSFNVLGKIGETSLRNGIGKDVNLHWSTLHSLLHSESTSCRRNGYIWLGDLLISEINEEKDASIWSNIKTLQKRISDAGASDYSVASDIPLSVWLLCGLLKSKHNSIRWGFLFVLERLLMRCKFLLDEKEMQRFNSSGPDHTFDDSRLKKANAVIDIMSSALLLVFQINETDRMNILKMCDILFSQVCLKVPPASATQIGEGVRVASENKKKDIGDPAPPQENCLRGESMEEAHGRANSNGNFYHGTASMAALLLQGRAVVPMQLVARVPAALFYWPLIQLASAATDNIALGVAVGSKGRGNLPGAGSDIRSTLLLLLIGKCTVDPPAFEEVGGEEFFRELLDDTDSRVAYYSSAFLLKRMMTEKPEKYQHMLQNLVFKAQQSNNEKLLENPYLQMRGILQLANDLGIEL, from the exons ATGTCCTCCATCTTCAGCCCCTCGAGAAGCAGCCCGAGCAGCTCGAGGCACCACCAATTCGGTGGCGGGGTTAACAGCCCCGTCGTTTTGGGCGTTTCGAGGTTGAGATCTTCCTCAGCGAGGAAGCGGCCCGAGCCGTTGAGGCGAGCCGTCGCCGATTGCCTCTCCTCTAGCTCGGCTCACAGTGGGGCCCCATCCTCCACTGTTGCCTTTGAAGCTTCCAGAACTCTTCGG GACTATCTGGCTAAGCCTGCAACAATTGACCTGGCTTACAGTTTTATGATAGAGCACACTATTTCAGAGAGAGACCGCAG CCCGGCTGTAGTGGCTAGATGCGTGTCTCTTCTGAAAAGATACCTACTAAG ATATAGACCCAGTGAGGAGACGCTACAGCACATTGATCGGTTTTGTATTAACACAATTGCTGAATGTGATGCTAACCCAAATAGCAGAGTAGTTCCAAGTCAGGCTGCACCATCTTCAGCGCCTCCTTTGCCTGTGTCCAGTTTTGCTTCTGGAGCTCTCATTAAGTCACTGCATTATATTCGTTCTCTCGTGGCTCAACATATTCCAAGGCGGTCATTCCAACCAGCAGCTTTTGTTGGAGCTGCTTCGGCTTCCAAAAATTTGCTCCCATCATTATCATCCTTGTTAAAAAGATCTTTCAATTCTCAGTTAAGCCCCCCAAATGGCGGGGAATCTCTTGAAAGCAAGGACGATTCAAGTATATCTTCTCAGAACAAACTCAATCCTAAAAGTATTGACTATGTTGAGGATCTTGATTATATAGCTCCCGATGTCCTCAAGTGGCGTCTTTTAGGGGAGCATCAGTCATCATTTGCATCACCTGAAAG TGACCGAATTGTGAGCTCCCAAGACATGAATGCACATAACTTCCTAGAAGTAGGTGCAGCTGCACTCCTTGTGGGCGATATGGAATCTAAGATGAAAGGCCAGGCTTGGAAGTATTTTGGCAGTGCTGATATGCCTTATCTTGATCAACTGTTGCAACCTTCTCCTGTCACGACAATCACCAGCTCTGCCTCTGCCCGTCCTCATCTAAGAGCTATAACAGCTTCTAAACGGTCTAAGCCAGGCCCTCATCAAATTTG GGAGGAATCTCCTACAAGCACATTCCGACCTCGTGCTCGACGACTATTCCAATACCGTCATTACAG TGAGCAACAACCTCTGCGGCTTAATCCTGCCGAGGTTCGGGAGGTGATTGCTTCAGTCTGCTTGGAGACATCTTCTGCAAATGCGAACGTCATGACTGTATCAAGATTAAATAATGCTGGAAAGCCAACGATGGATGTTGCCATCAGTGTTCTCGTTAAACTTGTTATAGACAT GTATGTTTTGGACCCTGGGCCTGCTGCTCCTCTCACCCTGTCTATGCTTCAG GAAATGCTAAGTTCTACTAGAACAGAGTGCAAGGCACGTGCTTTTGATTTAATTCTGAACCTTGGAGTCCATGCTCATCTATTGGAGCCTGTGCTGACAGACATTCCTTCCACCATTGAAGAAGAATATTGTCAAGAGACATATCTTGATGGTGAAACTCAAGTTGGAATACCTGGGCTGGTAAAAAGTTCTTTCAAAAGAATGGAATCTTCCACAGCTATCGATGATTTGGAGTCTTGGATCCTGAACATTCTATATGAAattcttctctttctcgttCAG ATGGAAGAGACGGAAGAATCTGTCTGGGCCTCTGCACTTAGCTGTTTGCTCTATTTTGTGTGTGATAGGGGAAAAATTTGGAGGAAGAGGCTGCAAGGTCTGGACATAAGG gTTGTCAAATCACTATTAGAGATCAGCAGGAAGAATTCTTGGGCAGAAATTGTTCACAACAAGCTTATTTCTATGCTAACTAACATGTTTTATCAACTTCCTGATGAATCCACTGACTCTGTTTCAAGTACCCCGCTTTTTGTCTTTTACCAGGTTGATCTTATTGGAGGGATTGAGTTTATTTTACTTGAG TATTCGCTTGTGAACTCAAgggaagaaaggagaaatttgTATCTGGTGCTTTTTGACTATGTGTTAAATCAAATCAATGAAGCATGTTCAGCTACTGGAGTCTCTGAATTCACTGACGATGAGATTCAACCTCTTGCAACCTTGCTCACTCTGGCAGATGCACCTGAAGCTTTCTATATTTCTGTTAAACTGGGAGTACAGGGAATTGGTGAGATCTTGAGAAGGTCAATATCTGATGCATTGGACAGATACCCAAACAGTGAACGACTAAATATG CTCTTGGAAAACATAACTGAGAGATTTGATGTGTTAGTGAGTTCATTTAGTCACTTGGACAAGGAGTTCTCTCATATGGTACCGATCACAAAGTCCTTCAATGTTCTTGGGAAAATTGGAGAAACATCCTTACGAAATGGTATTGGCAAAGACGTGAATCTCCATTGGTCCACGTTACATTCTCTCCTTCATTCGGAAAGTACTTCATGCCGTCGAAATGGGTACATATGGTTAGGAGATTTGCTTATTTCAGAAATTAATGAGGAAAAGGATGCTAGTATATGGTCAAATATAAAAACGTTGCAGAAGAGAATTTCTGATGCAGGAGCTTCTGATTATTCTGTTGCTTCAGATATCCCCTTGTCTGTATGGCTTTTGTGTGGGCTTTTGAAATCAAAGCACAACAGCATTAGATGGGGTTTCCTGTTTGTTCTGGAGAGGCTTCTTATGCGTTGCAAATTTTTACTGGACGAGAAGGAAATGCAGCGGTTTAACAGCAGTGGTCCTGATCACACTTTTGATGACAGCCGTCTTAAGAAggcaaatgcagtaattgacATCATGAGCAGTGCTTTATTACTGGTTTTCCAGATAAATGAAACTGATCGCATGAATATTCTAAAG ATGTGCGATATTCTTTTCTCTCAAGTGTGTCTCAAAGTTCCGCCGGCAAGTGCCACTCAAATTGGAGAGGGAGTGCGTGTCGCCAGtgagaataagaaaaaagatattGGTGATCCAGCTCCTCCACAAGAGAACTGCCTCAGAGGGGAATCTATGGAAGAAGCTCACGGCAGAGCCAACAGTAATGGTAACTTCTATCATGGGACAGCTTCAATGGCTGCGTTGCTTCTGCAAGGACGTGCTGTTGTTCCCATGCAATTAGTTGCCCGTGTTCCTGCTGCTTTATTCTATTGGCCATTGATTCAACTCGCTAGTGCTGCGACGGACAACATCGCATTAGGTGTTGCTGTTGGAAGCAAAGGAAGGGGCAACCTGCCTGGGGCAGGATCAGACATCCGGTCTACCCTTTTGTTGCTTCTAATTGGTAAATGCACGGTGGATCCCCCTGCTTTTGAAGAAGTCGGTGGAGAAGAGTTCTTCAG AGAACTTTTAGATGACACAGACTCAAGGGTAGCTTATTATTCTTcagcttttcttttgaag AGGATGATGACAGAGAAACCTGAGAAGTATCAACACATGCTTCAGAATCTTGTTTTCAAAGCTCAGCAG AGCAACAATGAGAAGTTGTTGGAGAATCCATATCTTCAGATGCGTGGCATACTTCAGTTGGCAAACGATCTGGGTATTGAGTTGTGA
- the LOC115726700 gene encoding THO complex subunit 4B-like, giving the protein MSASLDMSLDEIIRRKQRSEARRRGAPGPGPLRRPPNRRPPRSAPYSPPILGLSSSAPMAPIWQQEGLVSGTSQPEAGTKLYISNLDYEVSNEDIMLLFSAVGVMERCGIHYDRSGRSKGTAEVVFSRHSDALAAIKRYNNVRLDGKPMKIEIVGLGLFPPAPLLPLPPPLPKSSVGRFRGAFASGQGSGAEILYQGGSSQGPPRVGGPGKAHLQMPSAKDLDADLDRYRLEAMQSS; this is encoded by the exons ATGTCCGCTTCCCTGGACATGAGCCTCGACGAGATCATCCGGCGCAAGCAGCGGTCCGAAGCCCGCCGCCGGGGCGCCCCCGGCCCTGGGCCGCTCCGTCGCCCGCCGAACCGACGCCCGCCCCGATCAGCGCCGTATTCTCCCCCGATTCTTGGCCTGAGTTCTTCAGCG CCAATGGCACCGATTTGGCAGCAAGAGGGTCTGGTCAGTGGAACATCCCAGCCCGAGGCAGGCACAAAGCTGTATATATCGAACTTAGATTACGAAGTCTCCAATGAGGATATAATG TTACTGTTTTCAGCTGTTGGGGTTATGGAAAGATGCGGAATCCACTATGATCGAAGTGGGAGATCCAAG GGAACTGCGGAAGTTGTTTTCTCACGCCATTCAGATGCTTTAGCAGCTATCAAGAGGTACAACAATGTCCGACTTGATGGGAAGCCGATGAAAATTGAGATTGTTGGACTGGGTCTCTTTCCTCCTGCTCCTCTGCTTCCCCTTCCCCCTCCTCTTCCAAAGAGCAGTGTTGGAAGATTTCGGGGTGCCTTTGCAAG TGGACAAGGTTCTGGTGCTGAGATTCTGTATCAGGGTGGCAGTAGCCAGGGACCTCCAAGAGTCGGTGGACCAGGAAAAGCTCATTTGCAAATGCCATCCGCAAAAGACCTCGATGCCGATTTGGACAGATACCGTTTAGAAGCCATGCAGTCTTCATAA